A window from Rhizosphaericola mali encodes these proteins:
- a CDS encoding FG-GAP-like repeat-containing protein, with the protein MKIRPLIWLFLVSLLFQIANVSAQTIDLSKPVGSPEGSGDVSPTGGSTYNIPIKILPGINNMQPDINLAYNNQAGDGIAGFGWNLSCMSMITRAGNNYYYNGKATGVNYTNTNDAFLLDGQRLFSTSGNNGANGTTYGTENEQYSKIESFGGTETTGPEWFKVTTKTGTVLEYGHGANTTMATNNIYSTMVWFLNKVTDLNGNYETFTYGLNQTDRTYQLANILYSGNDAMGVSTNINVQFLYNVKQYWETSSKYVGGYDLKDAFTLSNINIIKDGTTIRSYDFAYTQLRQLYLLKSVSEKGSDGNSLNPLIFNYGSNLEAQDVSVPGIRYENMHGGNIYAGDFNGDSKQDLLSVNYSYDQNGMRHDLSYDVLSEFSSYAGSPSVEFFYNYTIPNSTGNNVINVNGRRTRSFGNSIPAGSNNGYLTMDYDGDGKEDALMVRNNFSANGQLICLGVDINYSRYYSIYTGASYITKSYPVPHLPQYTQDFRYTYYSNSTSSYGNNFVSGDFDGDGALDYILILGQTPTTDFKAFFNSPQKGIVNQEILNFVGGDGTTQSIAAARQLLASDFDGDGKQELLVSIENKTNIFSIHPVSAATGYQYACENLGQTLNFYGDEPLFTGDFNGDGKMDIFYRDTKDNSAGSWYVANSTGNPTNPYVSTFFVWANRPYLPQDNGGSAHHIVLGDFNGDGKTDVWQSLDLSSTTSKHNIYYSNGSSFITESYNTSIGNLNGSTTANTVVGDYNGDGKPDILSVNSSNQGTFIYPKPFKEELFLTKATNGLGGQENFSYSLININNNIYSRSWFYQYDDNTNTEVTNLRNGNPYNVYNVPMYVVNQKTKSNGVGSSGLNGISYHYTDASFKKTRGFLGYKSYTQAESSTGLLAGTEQSYSYSVNVLHPTHTYTVLDNDTITDSKVTDTLLRLNPNNVFDKRYVYRNLKTVSYNGATGAASETSNTYDDYGNILASTVKIGSIAAGIVSPIETSVTTISYGIHGTPYPSLPENVTINKTRSGQATINNSTSFTYDTKGNVLSKTDFAGKSKAVTTSNVYDGFGNITQSSISSAGIDSRVSNFTYDNTGRYLLQKEMVGSGISKKTVLTYDNTFGDIASIKAPDGLLTSYTYDAFERKKSTTLPEGYSIDETWSWESSIGRYSLNVTRPGGGSNKKVYYDLLGRVVRTDISGFNDALLTSTAVYDEKGLVTSQTSPHYSSEQTITTTNQYDNLARLTQSTNGTVTSQYAYSKLSAGQFSTTITNGAGQTSTKTEDATGKIITANDNGGTLNYTYNSQGNITQTQLNGSVVTSSVYDEYGKQTSLSDRNAGLTSYEYDGLGQLIKQTDALGKVTSMTYDLFGRTITRTGSEGSTNYEYWSDQANGLSSDNLSKITGFAGDLQEYTYDNLMRLSLQKKTVEGILFTSQYSYDAYSNPIKCVYSTGVSISRTFDHNGIEMQVKLGEGTSATTLFTATAMNSLGYYTAYSKGNGKSSTETYNLATGTPSQYITNDVQNLSFAFDPLNGNLTQRKDQIKNMTEDFNYDNLNRLTSVKLNGVQTQALTYDGSTGNSLGNITEKTDAGKYVYNSTKVNAVAYITNPAGANSPPVTIAQTQQDITYTPFQKTLKVSENEYDLEYSYGSDYQRIKSVLSHSGAITETKYYFGDMERLQSSSGTTKDIHYIPAGNGLCAIVVKTGSTTDVYYTYTDYLGSILTVTNSAGVVVAEQNFDAWGRKRNATTWTYDNITEVPDWLYRGYTGHEHLKEFALINMNGRMYDPVQGRMMSPDNFVPTPLNTQGYNRFGYALNNPLIYNDPDGNIFNLISGVIGGAIGGVWNVVSNLSSGISPLKALEYFGSGFAGGFVTGSTGNYVLGGAITGGINAAIGGGGLKDAILGAASGAASAYIGGKIGEKVGDLLTKVNIPGNFNLPPDGIISNILKTSAGGAVTSTLTGTVQSVADGNGFGDAVADGLKSAGKGAIGGAIGGAVGSGLNSVIRGKNILTGVGKSHTRIILSDLYDGEWLKQMPKENTTSNTNSVITEPGGGKLFVSTSIVNNAKTSSNDVIIVTKDGIALPKGAKIPTEFIENQRRAGDYGFINEGGKFESKVRIDPATPINKKGPNDSHFHLNGEKEHIFDVKRWPWW; encoded by the coding sequence ATGAAAATTCGCCCATTAATTTGGTTGTTTTTGGTTTCTCTATTATTCCAAATAGCCAATGTATCTGCTCAGACTATTGATTTGAGTAAACCTGTTGGTAGTCCGGAGGGATCTGGGGATGTCTCACCTACGGGAGGATCCACTTATAATATACCTATTAAAATTCTTCCAGGGATAAATAATATGCAGCCAGACATTAATTTAGCTTATAACAATCAGGCTGGAGATGGAATTGCTGGATTTGGATGGAATTTATCATGCATGTCCATGATAACCCGTGCTGGCAATAACTATTATTATAATGGAAAAGCAACAGGAGTTAACTATACAAATACAAATGATGCGTTCTTATTGGATGGTCAAAGATTGTTCAGTACTTCTGGAAATAATGGGGCCAATGGTACCACCTATGGAACTGAAAACGAGCAATATTCAAAAATAGAAAGCTTTGGTGGCACAGAAACAACAGGACCAGAATGGTTTAAAGTTACCACCAAGACCGGTACTGTGCTTGAATATGGCCATGGAGCAAATACAACCATGGCTACAAATAATATTTATAGTACAATGGTTTGGTTCTTAAATAAAGTAACTGATTTAAATGGAAATTACGAAACATTCACCTATGGTTTAAATCAAACAGATAGAACATATCAATTGGCCAATATTCTTTATAGTGGTAATGACGCAATGGGGGTATCAACGAATATAAATGTGCAATTCCTCTATAATGTCAAACAATATTGGGAAACGAGCTCAAAATATGTTGGTGGATACGATTTAAAAGATGCATTTACCCTTTCGAACATAAATATCATTAAAGATGGGACAACCATTCGATCTTATGATTTTGCCTATACCCAATTGAGACAGCTGTACCTTTTGAAATCTGTCTCAGAAAAAGGTTCAGATGGTAATTCATTGAACCCTCTTATATTTAATTATGGTTCCAATCTAGAGGCTCAGGACGTTTCCGTTCCTGGCATTCGATATGAAAACATGCATGGAGGCAATATCTATGCTGGTGATTTTAATGGTGACAGTAAACAGGATTTGTTATCTGTCAACTATAGTTATGACCAAAATGGGATGAGACATGATTTGTCTTATGATGTATTAAGCGAATTTAGTTCTTATGCAGGTAGCCCTTCTGTTGAATTTTTTTATAATTATACAATTCCCAACAGCACAGGCAACAATGTAATAAATGTAAATGGTAGACGTACTCGGTCATTCGGGAACTCTATTCCAGCAGGATCAAATAATGGCTATTTAACCATGGATTATGATGGAGACGGAAAAGAAGATGCCCTGATGGTAAGAAATAACTTTTCTGCAAATGGTCAGCTGATTTGCCTAGGTGTGGATATTAATTATTCAAGGTATTATAGTATATATACTGGAGCCTCTTACATCACAAAGTCTTACCCGGTTCCCCATTTGCCACAATACACTCAGGATTTTAGATATACCTACTATAGTAATTCTACGTCCTCTTATGGCAATAACTTTGTTTCTGGAGATTTTGACGGAGATGGAGCTCTTGATTATATTTTGATATTAGGACAGACTCCAACTACGGACTTTAAGGCCTTCTTTAACAGTCCACAAAAAGGAATCGTAAACCAAGAAATTTTAAATTTTGTTGGTGGAGATGGAACTACGCAAAGCATTGCCGCTGCTAGACAGTTGCTTGCATCCGATTTTGATGGGGATGGGAAACAAGAATTGTTGGTTTCAATTGAAAATAAAACAAACATATTTTCAATACACCCTGTTTCTGCTGCTACCGGTTATCAATATGCATGTGAAAATCTTGGACAAACACTCAATTTCTATGGAGATGAGCCTCTTTTTACAGGAGATTTTAATGGAGATGGAAAAATGGATATATTTTATAGGGATACAAAAGATAATTCTGCTGGATCCTGGTATGTAGCCAATAGCACGGGAAATCCAACCAATCCTTATGTCTCGACCTTTTTTGTTTGGGCAAATAGACCCTATTTACCACAGGACAATGGAGGTAGTGCCCATCATATCGTCCTTGGGGATTTTAATGGGGATGGGAAAACGGATGTATGGCAATCTTTGGATTTATCCTCAACAACCTCCAAGCACAATATTTATTATAGTAATGGGAGTTCTTTCATTACAGAGTCTTACAATACATCCATTGGGAATTTAAATGGTAGCACAACTGCGAATACAGTTGTTGGGGATTATAATGGTGATGGCAAGCCAGATATACTAAGTGTAAACAGTAGTAACCAAGGAACATTTATTTATCCAAAACCATTTAAGGAAGAATTATTTTTAACTAAGGCGACAAATGGTTTAGGAGGACAGGAAAATTTCTCCTATTCATTAATAAATATAAATAACAATATTTATTCAAGGAGTTGGTTCTATCAATACGACGATAATACTAACACGGAAGTTACTAACCTTAGAAATGGGAATCCCTATAATGTCTACAATGTACCCATGTATGTGGTTAACCAAAAAACTAAATCCAATGGAGTAGGTTCAAGCGGATTAAATGGAATTTCATATCACTATACTGATGCTTCCTTTAAGAAAACCCGTGGTTTTTTGGGTTATAAAAGTTACACACAAGCTGAATCGTCCACTGGCCTATTGGCTGGAACAGAACAAAGCTATAGCTACTCTGTTAATGTGCTTCACCCAACCCACACGTACACCGTATTGGATAATGATACAATTACTGATAGTAAGGTTACAGATACTCTCTTAAGACTGAATCCAAATAATGTTTTTGATAAAAGATATGTTTATCGAAATTTAAAAACAGTATCCTATAATGGAGCTACGGGAGCTGCTTCAGAAACGTCCAATACATATGATGATTATGGTAATATACTTGCTTCTACAGTGAAAATAGGATCCATCGCAGCAGGAATAGTTTCTCCAATAGAGACCTCCGTAACAACGATTTCTTATGGAATACATGGTACACCTTACCCTAGTCTTCCAGAAAATGTGACGATCAATAAAACAAGATCTGGACAGGCTACAATAAATAATTCGACCTCTTTTACTTATGATACAAAAGGTAACGTATTATCCAAAACTGATTTTGCAGGAAAAAGCAAGGCCGTTACAACCTCCAATGTCTATGATGGTTTTGGAAATATCACTCAAAGTTCGATTTCATCAGCAGGCATAGATAGCCGTGTATCGAATTTTACGTATGACAATACGGGTAGGTATCTTTTACAGAAGGAAATGGTTGGTTCAGGTATTTCCAAGAAGACGGTTTTAACTTATGATAATACTTTTGGGGACATTGCAAGTATTAAAGCTCCAGATGGGCTATTAACATCTTACACCTATGATGCTTTTGAACGTAAAAAAAGCACAACATTACCTGAAGGATATTCCATTGATGAAACTTGGTCCTGGGAAAGTTCCATTGGCAGGTATTCTTTAAATGTCACACGACCAGGAGGGGGTAGCAACAAAAAAGTATATTATGACCTTTTGGGCAGAGTCGTGCGAACTGATATATCTGGTTTTAATGATGCCTTACTTACCTCTACCGCGGTATATGATGAAAAAGGATTGGTCACCAGTCAGACAAGCCCCCATTATAGTAGTGAACAAACTATTACTACAACAAATCAATATGATAATCTGGCACGATTAACCCAATCCACCAATGGAACAGTGACTAGCCAATATGCATACTCTAAGCTTTCGGCGGGACAATTTAGCACAACAATTACAAATGGGGCAGGACAAACCAGTACAAAGACGGAAGATGCGACAGGAAAAATAATAACAGCCAACGACAATGGAGGGACTTTAAATTATACCTACAATAGTCAGGGGAATATTACCCAAACGCAATTGAATGGATCAGTAGTCACTTCATCAGTCTATGATGAATATGGAAAACAAACTAGTTTGTCTGATCGAAATGCAGGGTTAACATCTTACGAGTATGATGGTTTAGGTCAATTAATCAAGCAAACCGATGCCCTTGGAAAAGTAACAAGCATGACATATGACCTGTTTGGTAGAACCATAACTAGAACAGGTAGTGAAGGCAGTACTAATTATGAATATTGGAGTGATCAAGCAAATGGATTAAGCAGTGACAATCTTTCAAAAATCACTGGCTTTGCTGGGGATTTACAAGAATATACCTATGATAACCTAATGCGTCTCTCTCTTCAAAAGAAGACCGTTGAAGGAATTTTATTTACAAGCCAATACAGCTATGACGCTTATAGCAATCCTATAAAGTGTGTTTATTCCACAGGAGTATCCATTTCTAGAACATTTGACCACAATGGTATTGAAATGCAGGTTAAATTAGGAGAAGGGACAAGTGCTACAACTCTATTTACAGCTACGGCAATGAATAGCTTGGGGTATTATACGGCTTATAGCAAAGGGAATGGAAAATCCTCGACCGAAACCTATAACTTAGCGACAGGAACCCCTAGTCAGTACATCACAAATGATGTGCAAAATTTATCTTTTGCATTTGATCCGTTGAACGGCAACCTTACACAACGAAAGGATCAAATCAAAAATATGACGGAGGATTTTAACTATGACAATCTCAATAGGTTGACTTCCGTTAAATTAAATGGTGTACAAACACAAGCCTTGACATATGATGGTAGTACAGGAAACAGCCTAGGAAATATTACGGAGAAAACTGATGCAGGAAAGTATGTTTACAATAGCACTAAGGTAAATGCTGTAGCTTATATTACTAATCCCGCTGGAGCAAATTCCCCTCCAGTCACCATAGCACAGACACAGCAGGATATCACTTATACCCCTTTTCAAAAAACGTTGAAAGTCTCCGAGAATGAGTATGATTTGGAATATAGTTACGGTAGTGATTATCAGCGTATTAAAAGTGTATTATCTCATAGTGGTGCGATCACAGAAACCAAATATTATTTTGGTGATATGGAAAGGCTGCAATCCTCATCAGGAACTACAAAAGATATTCATTATATCCCGGCAGGCAATGGACTTTGTGCAATTGTTGTAAAAACAGGTAGTACCACGGATGTATATTATACTTATACAGATTATCTGGGAAGCATATTAACAGTTACCAACAGCGCAGGGGTTGTAGTTGCAGAACAGAATTTTGATGCTTGGGGACGTAAACGAAATGCTACAACTTGGACATATGATAACATTACAGAAGTTCCAGATTGGCTCTACCGCGGATACACAGGACATGAGCACTTAAAAGAATTTGCACTCATAAATATGAACGGCAGGATGTATGATCCTGTCCAAGGTAGAATGATGAGCCCAGATAATTTTGTGCCAACTCCACTGAATACACAAGGCTATAATAGATTTGGTTATGCACTAAATAATCCGCTAATTTATAATGATCCAGATGGAAATATATTTAATCTAATTTCTGGAGTTATTGGAGGAGCTATCGGTGGAGTCTGGAATGTAGTTTCAAATCTGTCAAGTGGAATATCTCCATTGAAAGCTTTGGAATATTTTGGCTCTGGTTTTGCTGGCGGTTTTGTTACTGGCTCAACTGGAAATTATGTATTAGGCGGAGCTATAACAGGGGGAATTAATGCAGCTATTGGAGGCGGAGGGTTAAAAGATGCAATATTAGGAGCTGCATCTGGAGCGGCATCTGCTTATATTGGAGGGAAAATTGGAGAAAAAGTTGGAGACTTATTAACTAAAGTTAATATTCCAGGTAATTTTAATCTTCCTCCTGATGGAATCATATCTAATATATTAAAAACTTCGGCTGGCGGTGCAGTAACTAGTACCTTAACTGGAACAGTTCAAAGTGTTGCAGATGGTAATGGCTTCGGCGATGCTGTTGCAGATGGATTAAAGAGTGCTGGCAAAGGAGCGATTGGTGGTGCGATTGGTGGTGCTGTAGGCAGTGGTCTAAATTCAGTCATAAGAGGGAAAAACATATTAACAGGAGTTGGAAAATCTCATACACGTATTATATTAAGTGATCTCTATGATGGTGAATGGTTGAAACAAATGCCCAAAGAAAATACAACATCTAATACAAATAGTGTAATTACGGAACCTGGAGGTGGTAAGCTATTTGTATCTACAAGTATTGTAAATAATGCTAAAACTTCAAGTAATGATGTCATCATTGTCACTAAAGATGGAATAGCTCTTCCCAAAGGAGCAAAAATTCCAACTGAGTTTATTGAGAATCAACGTAGGGCTGGAGATTACGGATTTATAAATGAAGGTGGAAAGTTTGAATCAAAAGTAAGAATTGATCCTGCAACACCAATTAATAAAAAAGGTCCAAATGATAGTCATTTTCATTTAAATGGAGAAAAGGAACATATATTTGATGTGAAAAGATGGCCTTGGTGGTAA